From the genome of Amycolatopsis granulosa:
CTCACCCGTGCGCCGCGCTACGACAGCGATTTCTTCCCGGAAGGGGTCAACCTCGAGTTCGTCAACCCGCTCGGCGAGCAGCGCCTGAAGATGCGCGTCTACGAGCGCGGCGTGGGCGAGACGCGGGCGTGCGGCACCGGCACGGTGGCGGCCGTCGCGGCCGCGCTGCACCTGGCCGGCACCGACACCGGGAAGTCCGCTGTGGACGTACCCGGTGGCCGTGTCGAGGTCACCGTGGAGCGGGGGGCGTCGACGCTGACCGGCCCGGCGGAGTTCGTGGCCCGGGGTGAGCTGGATCCGGCGTGGTGGGAGCAGGCCGGCTGACCGGCAGGTCCCGCATCGTCCGCAGCGGCGACAGCAGCACCGGTAGCATCGACACCGCGGCCAGGGCGCACCCGGCCCACACGGTGGCCCGGACCCCGATCGTCTCGCCGAGCGCGCCGCCGGCGAGACCGCCCAGGGGCATCGTGCCCCACACCACGAACCGCACGGTCGCGTTCATGCGGCCGAGCAGCCGGTCCGGGCAGATGGCCTGGCGGTAGCTCACCTGCGCGACGTTGTAGACGACGATGCCGTACCCGGTGACGGCCAGGCCCAGCACGCCCAGCGCCACCGACCACCCCGGCCGCGCGAGCGGCAGCAGCAGTTGCAGTGGCCAGGTCACCAGCGGCACCAGCCAGATCGATCTGGCCTGGCCGATCAGCCGCGTCCAGAACCCGGCCGTCAGCGCGCCCAGTACCCCGCCGCCGCTGCCGATCGCCAGCACCAGGCCCACCGCCGACGGGCTCAGGCCCAGGTCCCGGGTGAGGAACAGGACCTGCATGGAGATCACGACGGTGCCGGCGAAGTTGCCGCCCGAGGTGCACAGCACGACGGCGCGCAGCGTCGGGTTGCCGAACACGAACCGCAGGCCCTCGGCGATCTGCGCGCGCAGCGGGGTGCCGTCGTGCGGTTCGGGCTCCGGTTCCGGGGTGCGGATGCGCAGCAGGAACAGCGCCGACGCGAGGTAGCCGGCGCCGGTCGCGAGCACGGCGTTGGCCGCGCCCGCCAGCTGCACGAGGCCACCGCCGATCCCGGGTCCGGCCACCTGCGCCACCGACTGGCTGGTTTGCAGCTTCGCGTTTCCCTCCAGCAGGTGCTCCCGGCCGACCAGGGACGGCAGGTACGACTGGTAGGAGATGTCGAAGAAGACCGTCCCCACGCTGACCAGCAGGCCCACCACGATCAGCTGGGCCAGCGACAGCGCACCGGCCCACCACGCCACCGGGACGGTCAGCAGCAGCGCGGCGCGGGTGAAGTCCGCGCGCAGCATCAGCGGGCGGCGCCGCATCCGGTCCACCCATACCCCGGCGGGCAGCCCGATGAGCAGGAACGCGGCGTTCTCCGCCGCGGTGAGCAGGCCCATCTCGCCCGGGGTGGCGGCGAGCACGGTCGCGGCCAGCAGGGGGAGCACGGTCTGCCCGACGAAGGTGCCGGCCTGGCTGACCGTGTCACCCGCCCAGAGCAGCCGGAATCCCGGGTGGAACCAGAGGGAGTCACGTCGGGGCACCCCGATAGGGTGAACGACTGATTGGAATCCGTCAATCACTGGGCGGACTACGCTGAGCCGGTGGGAGACCGCCGCCGCGCCAGCGAGGCCGAAGCCAGTGCTCTGGCCTCGGGAATACGCCTGCGCATCATCCGGTTGACGTTTGCGGAGGCGCTGACGAACAAGGAGATCGCGCAACGCCTGGACCGGGACCCGGCCACCACGCTGCACCACGTACGCAAGCTGGTCGACACCGGCTTCCTGGCGCCGCAATCACCCCGCCGGGGCAACCGCGGGGCGAAAGAAATCCCGTACCGTTCCACCGGTAAGTCCTGGGAGCTGGACGGCACCGGCGACCGCGCCCTGGCCGAGGCGATCCTGGAGGCGTACCTGGCCGAGGTCGCCGAGCTGGACCGCGGCGAGCTGGACCAGTCCCGCCTGGTCATCCGGGTCGATCCGGACGGGCGGCGCGAGTTCGAACACCGCCTGGCCGACCTGCTGGACGAGTTCAAGAACCGCTCCACCCCCGGCGGCGGCGAGCAGTTCGCCGTGTACGTGGCGGTGTACCCCAGCCGCTAAACGATTCGGACAATCCCGCGACCCGTGGGACCATGGAAGGACGATGACAGAACTGACCTACACCGACCCCGGCCAAGACC
Proteins encoded in this window:
- a CDS encoding MFS transporter, with the protein product MPRRDSLWFHPGFRLLWAGDTVSQAGTFVGQTVLPLLAATVLAATPGEMGLLTAAENAAFLLIGLPAGVWVDRMRRRPLMLRADFTRAALLLTVPVAWWAGALSLAQLIVVGLLVSVGTVFFDISYQSYLPSLVGREHLLEGNAKLQTSQSVAQVAGPGIGGGLVQLAGAANAVLATGAGYLASALFLLRIRTPEPEPEPHDGTPLRAQIAEGLRFVFGNPTLRAVVLCTSGGNFAGTVVISMQVLFLTRDLGLSPSAVGLVLAIGSGGGVLGALTAGFWTRLIGQARSIWLVPLVTWPLQLLLPLARPGWSVALGVLGLAVTGYGIVVYNVAQVSYRQAICPDRLLGRMNATVRFVVWGTMPLGGLAGGALGETIGVRATVWAGCALAAVSMLPVLLSPLRTMRDLPVSRPAPTTPDPAHPGPRTPPGRSASTPPAPR
- a CDS encoding ArsR/SmtB family transcription factor, translating into MASGIRLRIIRLTFAEALTNKEIAQRLDRDPATTLHHVRKLVDTGFLAPQSPRRGNRGAKEIPYRSTGKSWELDGTGDRALAEAILEAYLAEVAELDRGELDQSRLVIRVDPDGRREFEHRLADLLDEFKNRSTPGGGEQFAVYVAVYPSR